The Malus domestica chromosome 08, GDT2T_hap1 genomic interval GATCAacaaaactgctgaatatctgaaaagcgaatttgaaatgaaagaccttgggaaaacaaaattttatattagcctgcagatcgagcattgtgctaatggaattttggtccatcaatcagcttacattgaaaaaatactaAAGcaatttggcatggacaaggcttatccacttagcaccccaatggtcgttcgttctttggatattaagaaagatccattacgtccaaaagaagatgatgaactggtcattggtccagaagtaccatatttaattgtaataggtgctttattgtatttagaacaatgtactagaccagatatagctttttcagtcaaCTTGTTAACAAGATGTAGCTCTGCTCtaacaattcgtcattggaagaGAGTCAAAGATGTATTACGATACCTTCGTGGAATAATAGacatgggtctcttctactcagagAAATCCACAAATGACCAGATTCTTGTTGGATATGCAAACGCTGGTTTCCTTTCTGATCCGCACAAAGCCTGCTTATaaactggatatgtgttcactaatggagatacATCAATTTCATGGCGCTCAACAAAACAAACATTAGTTGttacatcttccaatcactcaGAAatattgctttacatgaagcaagtcgtgaatgttcttgggtAAGATCAATGGTCCATCGcatccggaattcatgtggtctaccttcaaggacagacactccaactgtcaCACATGAAGATAATGTAGCCTAtgttgcccaaatgaaggaaggattcatcaagggcgataagactaaacacatatctccaagatttttcagtgcacatgagcttcagaaggctaaagttattgaagtcagacaaatccattccaatgaaaatctggcagacttgttcaccaaatctctaccaaagtgcacatttcagaagttAGTGCAAGGAATTAGATTACGTCGGCTTACCaatttgaagaatgcggaaCCAGAGGGAGATACAATTCAGGGgaagcatccatgatacatgcatatTGTACTCTTTTCccttcaattaggatttttctCACTGGGTTTTTcttatcaaggttttaacgaggcaataTAAGCATGCTTAACACCATATCAACAATCcgggtaaagttgtactctttttccttcactatggttttttcccattgggtttttccaagtaaggttttaacgaggcaactgatgttAATATGTAGGCATCCAAGGGAGAGTGTTGTAAATAAGTGGGtatgtatgcccacatgcatACAATAAACTTTTCATATGCTTAATAGTGTAATTTGTTTGCTTTCAAAgtagttgctctataaatagagcattaCGAGTGTTCAAAAGATAAGAGCAAGAACGAAAGAAAAGTTAGAATATTTTCAGTATCCTCCTATTTCTCTCTTATTTGCAATCATTTTGTATTAGTGTAATATTTTGCAACAACCTCGCTCCTGTCCCTAGCAAAGGTTatttctctaacttttgcctatttataacatatATTCATTTCTTACACAGAATTATTGAGCGAACAAATTGCAATGttttaaaagacgctaggcactagtcgggcggcggaCTGGGGCTTAGCGCGTAGGCAGATTAGACGGAATTAAGTAAATCTActatatttcatgtaaataagtgtctgtttatacttaaaatatatgtaatttcatcaaaaactacaaaatagaatgacatatatattatgaagtattggaacataatgaaaacataaggaacaagcatataatgtgtgtttatttaagtattcaacaagtctcttacaatttattgaaaaaagtaaaatgtaaattgaaatttatctattttcttcttAGTGAGGCGGGTGCCTGTGCAGGTCTGGAAGAGCTAGGCAGGTGCCTAGGCAGTTTAGGCAGGTGCCTAAGCGGTCTAGGTAGGTGCCTCAGCAGGTCTAGgcaccctttcttaattttcaaacacctgGGTATTAATCGGACGGTGACCACAATGACAAATTGTGAGAAAATTGGTATACTCATGAGAACAAGAATGTCAGTTTTAATTAGCGCTTTTTCTCTGCATCAATAAAGACATTCAGAGGAATGACAGGCAACATCCGAATAAAACTTCTTCCATATGTTAAAAAGAGTTTAGTTGACACTCCAACAGAAATCGATATTGTACGTCTGAGTTGTTAACAACTTTCAGGATGAGTCCAGTACATGGTACCCAACTCGTCAAATCCACTAGACTCGTGAACAAAATGAGCATGGTTAATAGTCAACTTATTCAAAGTATTTCAAACCAATAACATACATCAATGTCCTCTCGCTAGTTCTTACTTCTTATGATGCATAATAACATAACATGTTTAAATTCTTAGATTGTTCGCTGGTAAAACAAAACCCTTCGCAGGAAAATTTGTACGTGTCACTTTGCATTAAGGCACACCATATACTCTGTGAGGCAAGATATTCGATCACCATTGGAGGATAAGACTCAGGCCCTTGACAATTTCCTAATGAAGGTTATGCAAATTATGTTTATTTTCCTCTTTTGAGAACCCCTTAGGTTTATTTTCCTGTGTTTCTAGCCTCTTGTTCTTTGGCTCAATGGAGGTGagcttccatccaaatccaatttCAAATATAATCCCTACCAGAAAATTTTCATGCATTATTTgtttggggtgtgctatccacacaccccattttacttcccACACACTCCTTGATAATCTCTgtttgttgatcttcttcaattcatccgatccgacagtcgaaaattaaaaaggtgtgtgagaagtaaaatggggtgtgtggatatcacacccctatttgTTTTTGCTCTTACTGCTTCAGCCAACTGCCTATGTTTGTAACATTTTATACATTAATGAATGCTTGTTGCGTAGTACAATTACGAACCAAATAACTGAGCTTGGTGAGTTTAAAGTGAAGGTCCTGGTTGTTCATCTGTTGGAGGAGCTTTCAGTGTGCACTGACTTTTTCAACCAAGCGGAGACATTTTACTCAAGAACGATTTTAGTTGGAATAGaggtaattaatccattaaattaTAGTTTTAAGTGATCACAATTGTGTCACATTCGTTGTTAATTAGATTCTGCTCCCGATTATTCACGTAACATTGATACTAATTATTATGGATTTTCTCCTGTTATATAATTTGCAGAAGCAAATATGCTATACTTGGAGTCACCTGCAGGAGTAGGCTTGTCCTACTCAGCAAACAAATCATTCTATGGCCTCGTGAATGACGATATCACAGGATTTCGCTTCATATGACTTTCTCAATCCTCATTCAACCAACAAAATATAACCCGAAAATAGTAAACATGTACATTCTGATCATGTTCCGATTCTCTTCTTTTTAGCATGAGATAATCTCGAGTTCCTTCGGCGCTGGTTCCACGAATTCCCTGAGTATAAAAATAGGGATTTGTTCATCACAGGACAGAGCTATGCAGGTAACATCATTTACTTGTAAAACCATCATTTCTATCACTAATGACCAATTAGAAAACTCGAAAGGTACAAACTTACGAAGCGCTTCTAAAAATTTCCATTTTTTCACTGCCAGGCCACTATGTTCCACAGCTTGCACAACTCATTATCCAATCAAAACTGAAGTTCAATCTGAAAGCAGTAGCAGTAAGCAAACGGGAATCGAAAAAGTGAAGTAACTTTGGAGTTGATGTTTTCGACTAAGATGTCATGCTTGAGCTGTTTTTGCTTGCAGATTGGCAATCCTCTTTTTGAATTCAATACTGATATCAACTCACGAGCAGAGTACTGGTGCTCTCATTGATTAATATCAGATGCGACCTTCGAAAATTTGACTTCAGTCTGCAACTATTCTGAAATTTTTAGACTGGAGGGAATTCGTGGTGGTCCACTTACCCTTGATTGTGATGCAGTAGCGAACCAATTTGAAAGAGAAGTCCCTAGACATTTGATTAACCAATACGATGTTACTCTCGATGTCTGTTTATCATCGGTCGAAGCTCAATCTTTCCAACTGGTAAGCCTTGGTATTTTCTCCTTTCATTTCTCTTAAATTCTCTACGTTAATATACAAACTTCCAACTCACTGATCACATCTGCAGCGAAAAACAGCGAAGATAGATGTCTGTATCGAAGATGAAACAGTTTCATACTTAAACCGACCTGATGTACAGGAGGCGCTTCATGCCCGAGTCACAAATTGGACAACTTTCAGCAAGTAATCATCTCATCTCATTTGAATCACTGATGCACATAAACATAGTAGGTTCCGAAGATGAATCAAAACATGAAAAGAATTCCAATTATATTCCAAACTATTCAAAGATTGAAGAAATGTTCCTTGTGCAGCaattcttttttgtttaatgTGCTTCTAACTTTGATTATCCTCTTTTACAGCAGAGTTGTCATCCAGTATGACATGAAAAACCTGGAAACACCGATGCTTCCAGTTTTAGGTGACCTTGTCAAGTCTGGAATTCGGGTTTTGATTTACAGGTGATGAGTCTCACCATTGTACAAATCAAAACTCTTGCCATCTTCGATAATCTTAGTCTTTTAGAAATTGTCCTTAAAAGTTTATCTTACATGTTTTCCACAGTGGAGATCAAGATTCTATTATTCCACTAACGAGTACACGGACACTGGTGAACGGATTGGCAAAGGACTTGGGGCTACAAACGAATGTGCCTTACAGAGTCTGGTTTGAAGAAAAACAGGTCGGTTCTTGAACATAATAGCAGTGGAAAATTCGGACTATCTACTTGTGGTCTTAGCAGTTTTTATCCTTCATAAAATTTTTAACTTTTGAGATTGCTGGATGGACACAAGTATACAGTGACGCTTTATCTTACGCTACCATAAGAGGAGCAGGCCATAAAGCTCCAATTTTGCAGCCAGAGAGATCATTACTTATATTTACTTCATTTCTGACAGGAATGCCATTGCCAAAAGCCTGAAGTACTGACACAAACCGCAGAAATCAAGAAGAAACATATCTATTCATTTCTTACAATGAATAATGGAGTGAACAAATTGTAAGAAAATCGGTATACTCATTAGAACAAGAATGTCAGTTTTAATTAGCGCTTTTTCTCTGCATCAACAACATCCGAATAAAACTTCTTCCATATGTTAAAAAGAGTTTAATTGACATTCCAACAGAAATCGAAATTGTACGTCTGAGTTGTTAACAACTTTAAGGATGAGTCCAGTACATGGTACCCAACTCGTCAAATCCACTAGACTCGTGAACAAAATGAGCATGGTTAATAGCCAACTTATACGAAGCGCGTTGTTTTTCAAACCAATAACACACATCGATGTCCTCTCACTAGTTCTCACTTCTTAAGATGCATAATAACATAataacataacataacagaaccCCTTGCAGGAAAATTTGTACGTGTCACTTTGCATTGAGGCACACCATATACTCGGTGAGGCAAGACATTCGATCACCATTGGAGGATAAGACTCAGGCCTTTGACAATTTCCTAATGCAAGTTATGCAGATTATGTTTATTTTACTCTTTCGAGAACCCTTTAGGTTATTTCCTGTGTTTCTAGCAAGACTAATTTGTAGTGAAATAAGAGAGGGAGGAGTGCAAGATAAATTTTTCAAGAACAAAAGCAGAACCAAAATAACTTACTTCCAataatgaattaattaaattaaaattacaaagcaATTGCTAATCTCTAAACAAAACAATAGCAAGGCGAATATTTTTCATGGCCAAACTGTAAATCTAGAGTTAAACCAATCAAACCAAAAATTAGTAGAAGACTAGAAGTTCGATAACCAAGGATTTGAGATGGTGTCCTTAGTTAAATCTTCTTCTGTAATTCTGAGTTCAAAATCCACGCACTTGGCAGCATTGGACATTTCACAAGCAATGGAGGCTTCAATTCCATGGCTGAAGTACTAGTAGTAGAAGTAGTATTCATTGGATTCTTCGATTCCATGACTGACGTAGTAGTACTAGTAGTAGTAGAATTCACCGGATTCTTATTAAAACCACCCCATTGGGCCAATTCATGAGTAACTTTTTGGCCTAATGCATTGTGAATAAATGGATTTACAGGGTCCTGAGAGGGGGGCATCTGCACATCAAAATACGCAGGGTTCAAGCGTTGCAGTGTTTTGCTTGAGCTTGAGTGAGTTCGggataaattttgattttgtttcacagcATGATATCTTTCCATGGAATCAATCTTCAGTGTTGATGCTTGTATCTTGGCTTCGAGTGAAGCAATGAGTTTAATCAATTCATCTTCTGAAAATAGGTCAATTCGAGCATCCCATGTTGGGTACTTATTCTCGGAAATGTGCTTATTGCCCAGTTTTTGAAGCTTGGGATCCAcatgatcatcatcatcaccatcatcgccatcaccatcatcaccaccatcatcaccatcacTGTGATCACCGTCATCACCGTCAGCATCTTTCTTCATCTTGGCCTCATAAAAATCAGACAAACTGAAGCTTCTCTTTAGGAAACCGGGGGCAGCAGCATCCTTGGAAGCCTTGTACCTGCCGAGAATGCGATTGAATTCAACTGGATCTTGCGGCCACGTCTCCGGCTGAACTGGCCTAATCCCCTTCCTTTGGTCAGCTTCATAGACAACCAAGGCCACATCGATATCACAAAGTTTGGAGAGCTCGTCGGCCTTCTTGTAAACGCTCTTCTTTCGCTTCCGAAATGCCATCTTTCGAGCAGTCTCGTTGGGAATGAGTTCCAAGCTTCTTCTCGTAGGAGccaccatcttcttcttctgtgaAATTAATCTCATGAATTCTAATTTCTGAGAGTCGTAAATTGTAATAAGAAGTAGGGTTTTGGTTGAGTTTTATAGGGAAGGAGGGAAGTAGGGCGGAAGAGTTATATATGGAAACCAAATTCGAATAGGAAACAGAAAAAGTAGTTTCCAAATGCATCAGGAGACCACGATTTCTCTAATTATTACTTGCTTTACACGTCACATtctaattaattagggtttccGTCCCATATCGTATTTAGGGTTTCTGTCCTATATCGTCTTTGGGTTTCCTTCCTATATCGTATTAAGGGTTTCCGTCCCATATCGTATTTAGGGTTTCCTTCCTATATCgtaaccctaaacccttgtCCCCGGCCTAGTAATAATCGTTTCCCTTTTACACAAGGAATATGATAATGGcagtgttttttctttttctttttccccttttttttttataatcttgGTGCATTTTGGGAGATTAATGTACATGGAACGGTCGTCGCTATGTGGCGGTCTAAATTTATAATATAATGTCGTGTtaaaaacttaaacaaatattttattattagatCAAAACGTCATAACGACAGTGATAAATCCGTTTgatgtaagttttttttttctaggttcGAAGACATCTATTTGTGTACTTAATTATCTTTTAAGTAGGatatcttttctttctttataaaTTAGGGATATAATAtaataactataaaaaaaattagaaaattttgaattttttgactggaaaaagaaagaatttaaaatttaaaaatttcgaaatcacaaaaacttattctattttcacatcttttaaattattaaagttTGGAACGAAtaaatagttagtgtttagtttacgaaacagtgatagtactagtgttcatttgataaatagtcaatatttagtttacgaaacagtgatagtactagtgttccgtttaaagaaaaaggtaaaaaactCATTGAAGGAAAGAGTAAAAaactcaacaacaaaaaaagaaaaaaagaaagaaaaaaaaaggttgtggAACTTTCACGGTTCCACCAGAGGTCCAGAACCCTCTATACTCTACCCTCTGCATTCTCAACTTGTTTTTTACTCTTTAGAGTACACGCACAGCTTTAGAGCCTGCAGCAATTTTATTTCCCTGCAAAATTTTCAACGGTGTACGATTAACCCTCTATGATTTAGTCGGTCAGTTGCTCTCAAACACGAAATAAGAACGCACAATGGTTTAATGAACCTCTCAAAGCACCCGACGAAAGCCAATGCTAACATAATCATGTATTACAAATTTACAACACAATGCAACAACTCTCTGCAGAAGAACTACGCTTAACAGAATCATCGACAGGAAAACTGACGCATTACTACACATCTTACAACAATTGATCTGAGGTAATCATGTTATGTATGTATGCACATCAAATGCGGAACGAGGGGTGTAAGAATATAACACTTGTTATGAATGCTGTAAGTGGTGGATGATCGGTCCCTAGCAATATGCAGAAGCCATTCCAAATTTCGTAACATCTGAAAAGGGAAGTGGGAGATATGGTGCACATTAGCACCTTCCTCAGTGCAGCCAATGCTACCCACCTCTTCTTCTACATCTGGGTATCTGAAGCTTCTCACTTATTCAGAGCCATAGCCCAAAAAATTCGAATGTGAATAAAGATTGTCTTTCGGTTGTGTGGCTTTGTGGGTTTTGTGGGCTGAGCTAAGGGCGGTGCAACTGGAGTCAACTGACTGTTTTTGGGGTTTGGGTTTTATGCTATTTTGACAGTGCGTTTATATGGGTTGTTTCTGATTGCTTGCATGGGTACTTTGCTCTGTTTATTTCCCGaataaactaacaaaaaaataacaaacGGAAAAATTAAACACTTTTAGAGTAAAAGTCAAGGGTAGAATTGGACACACGTTAAGTTATTTCAGTTGGGCCATGTTGATTGAACTAATTAAATGTTGGGCTttgtcctaaccattaaataaactttctatatggtttttggttaaaattcaaagttttggagCCCttatcattagttttcctaaatttTAAAGGTTAAGTTAGAAATTCTAATCTAACTTTTATCCTGCctcgccacttagtactacggtctagtggtaggtttgattctcactaaaggtgaatttgaagcagATTATTGTTAACTCATTGACACacccccgacccggaatgtccactaagaCCTCGAATCGAgccgtgttggccgacacctggaaggtgacaaagccataagtgtgataatgtataaaatgtgaataaataaaaacctaaaagtgccaaAGTACATGAGTGCACAGTGAGCGGGTCTGGACCCATTTCACGCGTGATACAGAGCATAGGTATAGTACAGTAAGGTAAGATAATGATTATACCATCATAAGAAGACATATGTACTAAACagtgccacgaatcctcgtcgatatggACACTCTGCTgatagaacctggaggggtgtaaaaatagaaaatgtgagtgagtgaaacaaaacttttcaaaccaAATTTCAATTACCAAGGCattaacccctcaccgtaaaacctgtatagtttccagaaaatcatatcacgtatcaaagtgaaataaaaaatatatccaCAGTAATTTCATAAATATACCATGACACAACATCACATCAACAATATAAATCATGTGCTCAATAATCTATATTAGCacgtaagtcggagtcacctaatgtgacctgcac includes:
- the LOC139198219 gene encoding agamous-like MADS-box protein AGL82, coding for MRLISQKKKMVAPTRRSLELIPNETARKMAFRKRKKSVYKKADELSKLCDIDVALVVYEADQRKGIRPVQPETWPQDPVEFNRILGRYKASKDAAAPGFLKRSFSLSDFYEAKMKKDADGDDGDHSDGDDGGDDGDGDDGDDDDHVDPKLQKLGNKHISENKYPTWDARIDLFSEDELIKLIASLEAKIQASTLKIDSMERYHAVKQNQNLSRTHSSSSKTLQRLNPAYFDVQMPPSQDPVNPFIHNALGQKVTHELAQWGGFNKNPVNSTTTSTTTSVMESKNPMNTTSTTSTSAMELKPPLLVKCPMLPSAWILNSELQKKI